Genomic DNA from Coffea arabica cultivar ET-39 chromosome 7e, Coffea Arabica ET-39 HiFi, whole genome shotgun sequence:
GTTGATACTccaaaattttggtttttggttATATTTCACATACCTTAGAGGCAAATCACCAGAGAAATTCATAAGTTCATataagtgcttttttttttttgtaagaaacGGGATCCAGAAGTTTGACAATCTGATATATTTGTGTCCAGAAGTTTGAAATTTATATGATGTTTGACAATCTGATATATTTGTGTATTTCATTCCAGATGAATTTCTGatactattttatttttgctgttGTCAGGAGCAACATTATCTGTGATAACAAACATATGATTGTTGGACTTTCTGATGGATCATTGTATAATATATCATGGAAGGGAGAGGTAATGTGAATGTAGCAGTTCCTCCATGTCTTTCAAATGCACATTGAAGAAGCATATTTGTAGCTTAGGTGCTGAATTCATTTTTTAGCACAATTATAAAATGTTGTGTTTATTCCCTTTCTACTTGCTTAACATGATGATGTTAATGGAGATTGGAAAGCATCCAAAAACCCGCATCTCCCGCTAAAAAAGGTTCAATCAGGTTATCATTTAACTTATTCTGTGATGCAGTTCTGTGGGGTTGTTGATCTTGACATTTCACTCTCTGATGGAAGTGGAGCTGATAAATTGTCTCATTCTTTGGACAATGGTCTTCCTTCTAATGGAGCACAAGGTGTTTCTCTGCCCATGAATTATATAAGGAAGAAGTCTGCTATTGTGCACATGGAGTTTTCCTTCTCACTGAGGTTACTGTTTTTGCTCTTTTGTGATGAACAACTTGTGTCATGTTCTGCAAGTAAGAAAGGATTAAAGCAAGCTGATTTAATTAAAGTTGAAAAGAAACTGGCATATGGTTATGCTGTATGTGCCCCAGTTGCTTCGGAGCAACAAATTCTTGTTGTGGGTACAAAAAGGGGAGATGTTGAATTGTATGACCTCACAGATTCTGCTTTCCTTGTTCGTGCTGTTTCTTTATATGACTGGGGGTAAGTGCTCTGTTTTAAATTGCACGGAAGAATACTTATTTGCTGCATTCAACCTTCTCCTTTAACAATCAGGCTGTCTCGAGCAACTGCGTTCAACATTATAACTTCgtactttttgcatgatctTCTAGGCATTCATCAGCTCAACTTCCACAACCTAAACATTCAAGATGAAAACTAAACTTGTTTGCTTTTCATATTTACAATGTCTGTATAATTACAACTTCTTTCCAGTACTACTAATtttttcctcaaattcctgTATGATATAGCTCAATTTTCTACCACTAATTTTCATTTTCGCCAATATTACTAGCTAAACGTTAATTGAGCATGTATACCACCGCGCACAGCGCGGTGTTACCACCTAGTTGTTGATGAGAGGAAATAATGGATTGGGTGGTATATCAGGAGAGAATGCAAGTAAAATAATAAGTTCGAGATCTTTCACTTACACTAACAAatatgaatttaaaataatagtATTAAGGGCATCCAATGAAGTTGTAATTTGGTGTcattattttaaaattcaaattaaaagttcaaaaaataacATAGAATTTTTATTTCAAGATCCAATTGCCACGTCTCTCtctttattattatattattgtATAGATAAAGTGTTACATTTCAAAATCGTCTCGACTTTACTATCAGGTAATATCTCTTCCATAGAGACAAGTAACGTTGCGCTATTTTATTCAACTTCACTGTTGGCATTACTTGAGCTTGAGTCTTGAATCGAAAAAGACCATTACTCAAATCTCATCTCATCTCTCCTGTACACGTTGAGATGTCCAACTATCTCATTCGATACCAGCTCTTTTGGAAATTGGATGCAGTTACTAATTCATGATCTGACATATATAGAATGAAAGCTTTATTCTCGATTCTACGAGAATTTTTATGAAAGCCTTTCACTTGCTTCTTTTCGATGGAATTTTGATTTTTCCAGAATATATCTTAATTTTTGGCCATCGCCCTTTCTAACGAAATCAGAGAATAAATGAAAATAGATAAACCACCACGAAACTAAAGCAAATTTTTTGTTTGGACAGTGgagttttttcaaaaaaacaaaatgctacgGGATGTTTTTAGAGGCTTTTTAAACAATCTGACTAACGCGTGTCAATTAAACATCCAATAATAAAGGCCTCAAATGTTATTTTGCAAAGTAGCATACTCCATCCGTCCCACTTTGCGATAGAGGGAGTaattaatttaagaaaatatcTAAATATAAGAAATCTTGGTGTTATTTTCCAAAGGAAAATATTATTTACACTCATTTTCTAGAATCACACTTCTAATGTCATTGTAATcacataatttttatttattatattatatgataaaacaagTAACGAGAGTATAAACAACAAAAGTTGAGTGTAAATAACCTATTCTGTTCAAAAAATGTATAAggattgaaaaattaatttgagAAAATATCGAGAAACAAGGattgaaataattttaattatgtataagTACCTGTTAGaaatgtaaattatttgagatatgtCTCCATGGTAACTAGTGATGAACTATCCTATTTGGTTGAGCTTAtttgtgatgtaatgtatgtgagataaacaggtaattgggaagataaaaaggtgtattgaaaattgtaatgatagTAGTGTGTTTGTACTGGAGATTATTTGCCTAATGGGTTTGGGTGTTGGGTTTATAAGTCTCCTCAGTACCCTCACTAGTTACCATGGCTTTTGAGGTGTACTGTGGACTTATGTTTGTAAAGTCAATAGTCAGATTTCttgaaattgacaaaaaaaaaataggatagTTCAtcactttttctctttttgtgaATATGGGATAGCTCATCACTTCAGCGACACCTCCAAACTCCGACACCTGCAGGTTTCATGTTTTATGTACTGACAAAAACCTGGGTAGACCCGATACACGTCTCCGCTTGTAGACCGAGCGGTCCATAACTTACCACGTCGCCAATATGTATTCTAAATATGCAAAAGCAATTCTCGGACCCTAGATTGAGGCAGAAGCTTTTTCCCGTTTCTGTGTTCCATCTCAACCCCTCTGCATTTGAAAGCCCAAAACGATACCAACTATCACGGAACTTCTTCCCAAGACTCGTTGTATGGCCACGGCCTTCTTTTTATTCCCCGTCTTTCTTCCTGATGGTTGACGGAAAACATCCCAACTCCATCAGTGCAGTAAATAATCAGACATGCAACTtctctttttcatttcttttttttttttcctatgttACTATAACCAATTTTGCCTTTTGAATCATATTTATGTATACTGAACTAAGCGATTTTGGAGCAAAGACGCAAATCATTAGGAACACAATCATATTCTCATCCATTTCAACTTTAGAGAGAAAACAGACCAAAAGAAAAATGGGCTGAAAAAATTGaggagaagaagagaggaagaaagCCATTAATCCCGCCTTTTCTTTGATTACTAGATCTACTGAAAAAACATCATGCGAGAGGAGAATCTTCTGATTTTTGGGGAGAGGAGAGCCCGAGGAATTCACAAATTTGGGGAAAAGGGGTACAGGTGGTGAGAGAGTGGCAAGGATCGGTGATGCTCAGTGGAAGAAGGGAGGCAAGAAATATGGTAGTGTTCAAAATGGTGGTGGACAGATTGAGGAGACAGGTGGAGAAGAAACTGAGAGCTTGAAGCCTGAAGTTTCGATTGTTGGTAAATTTTGAAGCCAAGTTAAACGGAAGACGTAGCAATTTGTAAGACCCTACCTTTAGCTTTAGGCGCTCAGCCTACAATTTATGAACTGACCGTCGACCCCTTTCGCCGTCAACAGCAACCAGCTTTTAATGAAACCATGAATGCAGACATTATTGCTCATCGCTCATTAATTTCCATAAAGGCAGGAAACTCATTGATCATCGCACCAACACAAAAGAGAGCACGAAATGAAGGAATACAAACACTTTGTAAACTCCGCACGTACCCCAACAGAAGATGCATGCCacgatgagagagagagagagagagaaaagataTACCAAAACCAAAAGTGTTTAGCAAAAATTTAACATATCATATGCTTAATCGTGCCTAAAGCAAAATCTAGATTGAAATTTACTAAGTGCTGTCAATTAACTAAGAGGGTCTATATGGGCAAAAGCTTTACTCAAGAAGAAAACCGTAAAGATAACTAGGAATCCACCACCACAGATTTCATCCCCCATCAACATGTAAGCTTCATGCGGGTATCTTCAGCCTATACAGGTACAAGGCTGTCAGCAGCTTATCTAGGAGGCGGTGGCGGGACATGGGATTTTGCAAACCCCACCCATGCAACAATCCCAACAGCAAGGATTACCCATCCAAAAATGTCATACTTGAGGTCGCtgctcttctttttcttggcACTTGGCTGCGAAAAGAACAATACATagcatttaatttaaaaaaaaaaatcaccaaaagtgaaacaaaaACCTTCCATCTCAAGTCACCAAATCATCATAGTGTCTTCCTAGAATAAATCTTGGCTATTTGACGACTCATGGATGTTAGATGAAAATGGTGCAAACTGCTAGTTCCAACAGCTCTGTCTATGTTTCATTTCATCCTCCTAATCAGTCTAGAATCTTTTTCCCCAAAGATTTTATCTGCATCTTTTGTTTCCGTTTTTCCTTAGTTATCTGTTTCAAGTTGGTAAGAAGGAAGTGGAAACTCAATTACACCAAAAAGAATAGTATACATGTAAATCACATAACTGCATGCTCATCAGTATGCATTATGGCGCAAAGATACTGAAAAATGACGAAGGCATAAATGTCCCGtgcttaaacataaaattgaaCTCAACCACCTAATCTTTGAAAACCCATTGAAGCAAAGTAACAACTACTGCCTTGGGATTCTAACTACCACATAAAGCCACTGTTTGAGGGAAAGGTATCAAAAACCCATCAGGCCAAATAAAAGGAAGCAGATGCCTAATGCTCTAAATGAAATTCTAAAAATATCCTTTGCATTGGGATAATGGGAGTTAAGGGCCTTTAGATTACTAGAAAAATAAGGTTAATTGCCAAAGCTATCGGCATAATAACAGCAGAAATATAAGTCATATGAACAATCTACACAATACCTTTGTCCCACTTGACGTTGTAGGGGCTGTGCCCATAGCCTGTTGAAGGGAACCATGCTTGTGGATTTCCATGTGCAACTCAGGTGCCTAAATAAAGAATCAGCCGATCATCCAGAAGCATCAAAAGGACCATTTTATGGATGTCAGTAATAATACAATTTAAAAATACTTGTGAGAACAAATTTGCAAGGCAACAAGTGCAGATCTGTTTCATGCAGCAGCTAACAAGTAGTTGACCACTCGAaaagcctttttctttttttaaaattctgaTCAGTTTCAAAACTTGCTCAAAATTTATTCTGTTAAaaacataaatttcacgtaTCTTAGAATGTTTCTCAATTTGAGCAGTTATGATGCGTTTGGAATTGAATCATCTTTCCTTCGGGCATTGATTGCAATCTTGACTAAAAATTATTAGTGAAAAAAAGTAAATACTAATAACTAAACATCTATTAATGTGCACACAGATGTATATGCATTTCTACGAAGTGACATGCAAGACACTATGCGGACATGAAACCGCATAAGCATCTACTAGTTAATATCAGAACACAATAAAAGAATAAACCATTTTCTCAAATCATTATACGTGGCGCAAATGAAATACAAGACAAAAGAAGATCAAATGTGAGATGCAAAAAGTATGACAATTTCCAAGATGATATAGCATCATTAAATTTCAGAAACATGTGAAAGAAATCAACTTATTAGTACAAGCAAATCACGCAACTATCATTATTGACATAATTCATCAACATGAAAAGAATATCAAATCTTCGAATCCTTAAAGAAACCATAAGTTAAGAGGAGCACAAGGGTTCCTACATCAAAAGATGTTTGTTGACAAAAACTGTGTTAAGCCTAATTATGATCATAGTCATTGCTAGCCTGCTGCATTGCGCAAGACTGGTAAAATAGATCAGTAGAATAGCAAAGCATGAGAATGGAAGCAAAATGCACTTTGTGCACCATACCCCGAAGTGTCAATCTCTATTGGTGGGGAGTGTTTGGATaccaaaattatctcaaataatatttcgcttgcatcacaaacacatttcccaacctacctttttatattcccaactactttttatctcacatacatcacatcacaaaaagtgctacagtaattatttcaaataatacactatccaaacaaattgtTAAGAAACATGGAGGTTCAATGAATACATTCTACATGGTACAGGTCAGTCTTTCCTATATAGCTTATACTTTGCTTAATTGCTCATTCTGCGTTCTTGAATACTATTTACTTCTTAGtttaaagtttgaagatttacGCATTGCATTGCATATCagtaccagaatcgcaaaaagaTTGTAAGAGTTAAATGCACTTTCCCATACATTATACATCATGGCCCAAGGTAAAACACTATGCTACCATGCATTCTATTATAGCCATGGTAAAAGTTTCTTCCATGTAATCGAAAAGGGCACCAATTTCCCATGCAATTGCACAAGCTGTTaaaaaaaagacagaaaaaAGCAATAGAAAACAATATATTGCTCCTTGCATTAGGCGCAAGATGTCCCCTACTGCCTTAATTTCCTACTGGAACAAACTCAACACAACACATAACCATCTCATATATGATTGCACTCCACCAGCGTTCTATAACCATCTGCACTAACCTCTGTGATCTTTTGTCAGAATAAAAGCATTGTACACCAATAACACACAGACCAGCCATCTTTAGCTACAGAATATATCCAGCAATGACAAATTAGATAGGTCCTATGTCTCAAGCGAACCTCTTTTTGTTCCTAATTGAAAGAATGCAAAAAAACAGAGGTATCTGGTAATTAGCGGACGAAAGATTATAAAAAATGATACCTTAGCAGCAACTTCCAAGGATTTGCGATAGAGTTCATTACTTGGATCCTGCACAATGAAAACGAAGAACGCCAAAATAATTCTTACAACCCACACAAACACAACAGAGTGCAGTGTGGAGTATTTCAATACCAAACTAAAGATACCTCGGCAGCAGCTTGTTGGAAATACAAAGTTGCTCTGTCAAAATAAACCCTGGCCTCGTCTTCATCAGGAGTCAGAAATGCCTGCGAAGTATGTGCATTTCCCAAAACCCACAATGTATCGTGATTTTTGGGATTAACTTGCAAGGCCTCCTCCaacttcgatatggcatctatACAATCAAATCAAGCTATCACAAAGCAAGCAAAAGGAGATGATTCAATATATAACAATATATGAACCATAATCAATTACCCGATTCAATAAAAAAGCAGCCGAACCTTCTTTTTCTCGAATAAAGTTACAGCATTCAGTTGTTATCTTTTTCCTTGCGTCACCACTATATATCGTTTAGAACCACCTTTTGTAAATTTTAACATGTGTCCTTTCTGCCTAAGGTATTACAACaaaatttttgtttctcttcCACAGGGTATGAATTAAAAACCTAAAACTTAACAACAAGAAATAAAaggcagtaaaaaaaaaaagcgcatATGGCAAATATGAGAGTACCCAGAATCATCTTCTTGGACTCAGGAACAGTCTGAAACTGAGATAACTCCAGCAGCGCCCCTCCCCATTTCGTCAGATTCTGCATCAACCAATTTAACAAATCACCACTCTTCTTTTGCTCAAAAAAATCATCTACTTATAATCATACGCGCACGCATAAATAACCTAACGtctttttctctattttccCCCTTAAAAAGATATTCATATTCGGCCAGTTATAGTTAAAGGGAAatacaaacaaaagaaacattaaaatatatatatctatatatacgGACATCGGCATCGTAAGGATTTTGAGCATATTTTTCCTCTGCCTGTCTGCGAGTGCCCTCGAAATAGAGCAGCCGATCAAAATCGTTCTGCATTTCGATGATGGGGTCGTCGACTATTGATGACGTTGTCTTCCTCAAAAtctaaacaagaaagaaagggggaaaaaaactaGGGCGTCTCTCCTCTAAACTCCCGCTAAGAAAATCAGCTAAAGTCGTCTTCGCCGGGTGGGGAGTGGATTGGGGTTTTATTGAAGCCCTTGTTTAGTTTTGAGGGCTGTTTTGGTTTGCTTTTGTCAACAAATACCAACTGGACCATATTACCCCAGCCAAT
This window encodes:
- the LOC113722890 gene encoding uncharacterized protein isoform X1, producing MYFTHCCFLCLKQVFFRWAIIQTKERDLRSNIICDNKHMIVGLSDGSLYNISWKGEFCGVVDLDISLSDGSGADKLSHSLDNGLPSNGAQGVSLPMNYIRKKSAIVHMEFSFSLRLLFLLFCDEQLVSCSASKKGLKQADLIKVEKKLAYGYAVCAPVASEQQILVVGTKRGDVELYDLTDSAFLVRAVSLYDWGHSSAQLPQPKHSR
- the LOC113722890 gene encoding uncharacterized protein isoform X2 — translated: MIVGLSDGSLYNISWKGEFCGVVDLDISLSDGSGADKLSHSLDNGLPSNGAQGVSLPMNYIRKKSAIVHMEFSFSLRLLFLLFCDEQLVSCSASKKGLKQADLIKVEKKLAYGYAVCAPVASEQQILVVGTKRGDVELYDLTDSAFLVRAVSLYDWGHSSAQLPQPKHSR
- the LOC113722892 gene encoding mitochondrial import receptor subunit TOM20, which codes for MQNDFDRLLYFEGTRRQAEEKYAQNPYDADNLTKWGGALLELSQFQTVPESKKMILDAISKLEEALQVNPKNHDTLWVLGNAHTSQAFLTPDEDEARVYFDRATLYFQQAAAEDPSNELYRKSLEVAAKAPELHMEIHKHGSLQQAMGTAPTTSSGTKPSAKKKKSSDLKYDIFGWVILAVGIVAWVGFAKSHVPPPPPR